A part of Leptolyngbyaceae cyanobacterium genomic DNA contains:
- a CDS encoding WecB/TagA/CpsF family glycosyltransferase, which yields MKKVNVLNIPIDNVSKVELLEKLEIGGIVFTPNVDHLIKLQKDREFYKIYNNATYKVCDSQIVMYASKFLGTPIQEKISGSDLFPAFYNYYKDDENVKIFLLGAAEGIAKKAQEEINKKVGRQIIVGAYSPSFGFENNEKECQQIIEIIKESGATVLAVGVGAPKQEKWIVKYKDSLPNIKTFLAIGATIDFEAGHKPRAPQWMSKAGIEWLYRLSSEPRRLWKRYLIEDLPFLWLVIKQKLNSYKIPFLREEIVEEFDAELNTGKAA from the coding sequence ATGAAAAAAGTTAACGTTCTAAACATACCAATTGACAACGTATCAAAAGTAGAGTTGTTAGAAAAACTGGAAATAGGTGGAATTGTATTTACACCCAACGTAGACCACTTGATTAAATTACAAAAAGACCGAGAATTTTATAAAATTTATAACAACGCTACTTATAAGGTATGTGATAGTCAAATAGTGATGTATGCTTCTAAGTTCTTAGGTACGCCAATCCAAGAAAAGATTTCTGGCTCCGATTTATTTCCGGCTTTCTACAACTACTATAAAGATGATGAAAACGTCAAGATATTTTTGTTGGGTGCCGCCGAAGGAATAGCTAAAAAAGCGCAGGAGGAAATTAATAAAAAAGTAGGCAGACAAATCATAGTGGGGGCATATTCACCATCTTTTGGTTTTGAAAATAACGAGAAAGAATGCCAGCAAATCATCGAAATTATTAAAGAATCCGGCGCTACCGTGTTAGCAGTAGGAGTAGGTGCTCCCAAACAAGAAAAGTGGATCGTAAAGTATAAAGATAGTTTGCCAAATATCAAGACTTTCCTAGCAATTGGTGCTACGATCGACTTTGAAGCGGGTCATAAACCAAGAGCGCCTCAATGGATGAGCAAAGCAGGCATTGAATGGTTATATAGACTTTCTTCCGAACCAAGAAGACTTTGGAAAAGATATTTGATAGAAGACCTTCCTTTTTTGTGGTTAGTGATAAAACAAAAACTTAATTCTTACAAAATACCTTTCTTGAGGGAAGAAATAGTAGAGGAGTTTGACGCAGAATTGAATACGGGTAAAGCGGCTTAA
- a CDS encoding adenylate/guanylate cyclase domain-containing protein, which yields MTLQPTTTPYLLLRTDSGNRYLPLVGSHCWTVGRSDDNNFVIPDRWISRNHAMLQCMETGEFYLIDLGSRNGSFVNGRRVSVPVTLKHGDHLTFGQTELEFYSPTVSYQANSANSSNSDELTATSTLHVRRLISVMVVDIREFTVLTRQLDEKILSELIGTWFRHSGSIIREQGSWVDKYIGDAVMAVWFHGSRGITDDEIKSICQALSDLHKMTQDLYNQYPLPFPLRIGAGINTGYAMVGNTGSGDRPDYTALGDTVNAAFRLESSTKELHLDIALGETTYKYLLALGADRSGFKEYTVNLKGYEKPMVTYAGTFADLDRLLQGEGEG from the coding sequence GTGACGTTGCAACCCACTACTACACCGTATCTTTTACTTCGGACTGATTCTGGCAATCGTTACCTTCCATTAGTGGGCAGTCATTGCTGGACTGTGGGCCGAAGTGACGATAACAATTTTGTGATACCCGATCGCTGGATTTCCCGGAACCACGCTATGTTACAGTGCATGGAAACGGGCGAATTCTATCTCATCGATTTGGGTAGTCGGAATGGTTCGTTTGTCAATGGGCGACGGGTGAGTGTCCCGGTGACCTTAAAGCATGGCGATCATCTTACCTTTGGTCAAACTGAATTGGAATTTTACTCACCGACGGTTAGCTACCAAGCTAACTCTGCGAATAGTTCTAATTCAGATGAGTTGACTGCCACTTCTACTTTGCACGTCCGCCGCCTCATTTCGGTGATGGTGGTGGATATCCGGGAATTTACCGTTCTCACGCGACAATTAGATGAAAAAATACTTTCTGAATTAATTGGTACCTGGTTTCGTCATTCCGGCAGCATTATTCGAGAGCAGGGAAGTTGGGTTGACAAATACATTGGTGATGCGGTAATGGCTGTGTGGTTCCACGGTAGCCGAGGCATTACTGATGATGAGATCAAGAGTATTTGTCAAGCTCTCAGCGACCTTCACAAGATGACTCAGGATTTATATAATCAGTATCCCTTACCGTTTCCTTTACGGATTGGGGCTGGTATTAATACTGGGTATGCAATGGTTGGTAATACGGGTAGTGGCGATCGGCCCGATTACACTGCGTTGGGAGATACTGTAAATGCTGCTTTTCGTTTGGAATCTTCTACCAAAGAACTGCACTTAGACATTGCTTTAGGGGAAACTACCTATAAATACCTTTTAGCGTTGGGAGCAGATCGATCGGGATTCAAAGAATACACGGTCAATCTCAAGGGCTATGAAAAGCCAATGGTTACTTATGCAGGGACTTTTGCAGATTTAGATCGCCTTTTGCAGGGTGAAGGAGAGGGTTGA
- a CDS encoding CHASE2 domain-containing protein, with translation MINDQTKSPIRLWKQLKEQALEERRIFITSFSIAVCVILLRLTGLLQSWEWATLDLFFRLRPSTGIEDRILIVGIDEENLRKVGQWPIPDRVMAELLQKLHSLQPRAIGLDIYRDLPVEPGHAQLHEAFQEIPNLIAIEKVKDRTNPEVPPPPALKQKNQFGFNNVVLDADGKVRRSLLYWWVNNQPHQSFALRLALIHLKTQGIEPQAAKGTTHLQLGKAVFVPFETNDGGYVRADAAGYQILANFQKPGKTFPTVSIADVLANQVPAELVRDRIVLIGSTAVSLNDFFYTPFSGDLIESAQPIPGVELQANFLLQILNAAETGRGLIKVWPDSLEWLWIYICSCLGAILIWRSRSATKSISIILLAGAVLTTSSYILFLADWWIPLIPPLLSLFASAIAITSYIAHLKEELKRSKEFLQNVINAIPDPVFVKDKQHRWIVLNDAYCQFLGYPLSDLRDKSDYDFFPKHEADIFWQQEELVFQGGKPIEHEEEFTDAKGKTHLIATKRSLHKDAVGNLFLVGVMRDITERKQLEEELKRTAAELVNSNNELKISEDRLRYLAYHDSLTGLPNRKLFSERLNQSLDWANDNQQLVALLFLDLDGFKQINDTKGHDMGDLLLQSVAGRLSRCLRGSDTVSRLGGDEFTVILPAIPGESEIEKVAEKILETITRPFELNGQIIAITLSIGISVFPRNGNDIETLIKNADAAMYRAKQQGKNKYEFF, from the coding sequence ATGATAAACGACCAAACTAAAAGCCCCATCAGGCTGTGGAAACAACTCAAAGAACAGGCGTTAGAAGAGCGCAGGATCTTTATTACCTCCTTCAGCATAGCCGTCTGTGTCATCCTACTGCGCCTGACAGGGCTTCTACAGTCTTGGGAGTGGGCAACTTTAGATTTATTTTTTCGGCTGCGCCCCTCTACAGGTATAGAAGATCGGATTCTGATTGTCGGAATAGATGAAGAAAATCTCCGGAAAGTCGGTCAATGGCCGATTCCCGATCGAGTAATGGCCGAATTACTTCAAAAATTGCACTCGCTGCAACCTCGCGCGATCGGATTAGACATTTATCGAGATTTACCCGTAGAACCCGGTCATGCCCAATTACACGAGGCTTTTCAAGAAATACCCAACTTAATTGCGATCGAAAAAGTGAAAGATCGCACAAATCCGGAAGTCCCACCACCACCAGCCTTAAAACAGAAGAATCAGTTCGGTTTCAATAACGTAGTACTTGACGCCGATGGGAAAGTCAGGCGCAGTCTGCTCTACTGGTGGGTGAATAATCAGCCCCATCAAAGTTTTGCCCTCCGTTTAGCGCTCATTCATCTAAAAACGCAAGGTATCGAACCGCAAGCCGCCAAAGGCACTACCCATCTGCAACTGGGTAAAGCCGTGTTCGTGCCTTTTGAAACTAATGATGGGGGTTACGTCAGAGCAGATGCCGCAGGTTACCAAATTTTGGCTAACTTTCAAAAACCCGGTAAAACTTTTCCCACCGTTTCTATTGCAGATGTGCTAGCCAATCAAGTACCTGCTGAATTAGTTCGCGATCGAATTGTTTTAATCGGTTCGACTGCCGTCAGCCTGAATGATTTTTTCTATACACCTTTTAGCGGCGACCTGATCGAATCTGCCCAACCAATTCCGGGCGTAGAACTGCAAGCAAATTTTCTGCTCCAGATCCTGAATGCCGCAGAGACGGGACGGGGGTTAATTAAAGTTTGGCCAGACTCCTTGGAATGGCTGTGGATCTATATTTGCAGTTGCTTAGGAGCAATTTTAATTTGGCGATCGCGTTCTGCAACCAAATCTATATCGATTATCCTCCTAGCAGGCGCCGTGCTGACAACCAGTTCATACATACTTTTCTTAGCAGATTGGTGGATACCTTTAATTCCACCTCTGTTGTCCCTATTCGCTTCTGCTATAGCAATCACCAGTTACATTGCCCACCTAAAAGAAGAATTAAAACGCTCCAAAGAATTCTTACAAAACGTTATTAATGCCATTCCAGACCCCGTATTTGTAAAAGATAAACAACATCGATGGATTGTTTTAAATGATGCTTATTGCCAATTTTTGGGTTATCCCTTGAGCGACTTAAGGGATAAGTCAGATTATGATTTTTTTCCCAAACACGAAGCGGATATTTTCTGGCAGCAAGAAGAACTCGTTTTTCAAGGCGGCAAGCCTATAGAGCATGAAGAGGAATTTACTGATGCCAAGGGAAAGACTCATTTAATTGCTACTAAAAGATCCCTGCACAAAGATGCTGTAGGTAACTTATTTTTAGTTGGAGTAATGCGAGATATTACCGAGCGAAAACAACTAGAAGAAGAATTAAAACGCACTGCTGCTGAATTAGTTAATTCTAACAACGAACTCAAAATTTCTGAAGACCGTTTGCGCTATTTAGCTTATCATGACTCGCTGACCGGGTTGCCAAATCGAAAACTTTTCTCCGAACGCCTCAATCAATCTTTGGACTGGGCTAATGACAATCAACAACTAGTAGCTTTGTTATTTTTAGATTTAGATGGTTTCAAGCAAATCAACGATACCAAAGGACATGATATGGGCGATTTACTCTTGCAGAGTGTCGCCGGACGCCTATCTCGCTGTTTGCGGGGTAGCGATACGGTCTCTCGTTTAGGCGGTGATGAGTTTACCGTGATCTTACCTGCAATTCCTGGGGAGTCCGAGATCGAAAAAGTAGCTGAAAAAATTTTAGAGACGATTACTCGACCTTTTGAGTTAAACGGTCAAATAATTGCCATTACTCTCAGTATCGGGATCAGCGTATTTCCACGGAATGGCAATGATATAGAAACATTGATCAAAAATGCTGATGCGGCGATGTATCGCGCTAAGCAACAGGGAAAGAATAAGTATGAATTTTTTTAA
- the psbU gene encoding photosystem II complex extrinsic protein PsbU — MKQLLRLLMTFALVLGCFGWLGQSQSAMAASLTSVSLRPMPILAVDTLRNAVDRKLGEMSGKIDLNNTNVRAFRNLPGMYPILASKIIKNAPYESVEDVLEIPGLSDRQKEILQAYLEQFTVTDVESALVEGDDRINNGIYR, encoded by the coding sequence ATGAAACAATTACTGCGCTTATTGATGACATTTGCCTTGGTACTGGGTTGCTTTGGATGGTTAGGGCAATCACAGTCAGCGATGGCGGCTTCCTTAACTAGTGTCTCGTTGCGTCCGATGCCGATTTTGGCAGTCGATACGCTGCGGAATGCGGTAGATCGAAAGCTCGGTGAGATGTCTGGCAAAATTGATTTGAATAATACTAACGTCCGGGCTTTTAGGAACTTGCCAGGGATGTACCCAATTTTGGCTAGCAAAATTATCAAGAACGCTCCCTACGAAAGTGTAGAAGATGTACTGGAAATTCCAGGACTGAGCGATCGCCAAAAAGAAATTTTGCAAGCTTATCTGGAGCAATTTACCGTCACCGATGTGGAATCTGCTTTGGTAGAAGGAGACGATCGGATCAATAACGGTATTTATCGTTAA
- the nadB gene encoding L-aspartate oxidase: MTFLPSLDLPTKFDVLVVGAGAAGLYAALCLPEHLQIGLITKDNLPLSASDWAQGGIAAVIDPADSLALHIEDTMQAGAGLCDLPAVKFLVEQAPRCINSLVDLGVGFDRRGERLAMTLEAAHSRPRVLHAADTTGRAVVSTLTTKVLSRPNIQVISEAFALDLWKNPENGRCQGVALIYQNRLIWVRAKAVVLATGGGGQVFAQTTNPEVSTGDGVAIAYRAGAILRDLEFFQFHPTALCKAGAPRFLISEAVRGEGAHLVDSQGRRFAFDYHPSGELAPRDVVSRAIFSHLEKNRESHVWLDLRPIPTEKIRHRFPNIIKVCQHWGVDPFSQPIPVTPAAHYWMGGIVTDLMNRTSIPGLYAVGETASTGVHGANRLASNSLLECVVFGAQMAYLDEEWEESREMESQEIFSQLPAIDPAEVAKIEWWREELPRLMWHGAGICRYGDVLESAIDRVEKWRAEFAALEVSKYLLNLQPGQIVEFNELGSDRQLRLWRETYNLLDVSYLILKSAAFRQESRGGHYRIDFPRSDSDWQVHTLIQNHTWWKSPPLDA; this comes from the coding sequence GTGACTTTTTTACCGAGCCTAGATTTGCCCACCAAATTTGACGTTTTAGTAGTTGGGGCGGGTGCTGCTGGTCTCTATGCAGCCCTTTGCTTGCCAGAGCATTTGCAGATCGGCTTAATTACCAAAGATAATTTACCCCTATCGGCTAGTGATTGGGCGCAGGGGGGAATTGCCGCCGTCATCGATCCGGCTGATTCTCTGGCTTTACATATCGAGGATACGATGCAAGCGGGTGCGGGTCTTTGCGATCTGCCAGCGGTCAAGTTTTTAGTAGAGCAAGCGCCTCGATGTATTAATTCGTTAGTAGATTTGGGAGTAGGTTTCGATCGCCGTGGGGAGCGATTGGCCATGACCTTGGAAGCGGCCCATTCTCGTCCCCGCGTATTGCACGCGGCTGATACTACCGGACGAGCAGTGGTGAGTACCCTGACAACCAAAGTTTTATCTCGTCCGAATATTCAAGTGATTTCGGAAGCTTTTGCCCTGGATTTGTGGAAAAATCCCGAAAATGGTCGTTGTCAGGGAGTCGCTCTGATCTACCAAAATCGTTTGATTTGGGTGCGGGCGAAAGCAGTAGTGCTGGCAACGGGGGGCGGGGGTCAGGTATTTGCTCAGACGACGAATCCAGAGGTAAGTACGGGGGATGGGGTAGCGATCGCTTATCGTGCTGGTGCGATCTTAAGAGACTTGGAATTCTTTCAGTTTCACCCTACCGCTTTATGCAAGGCTGGTGCGCCTCGGTTTTTAATCAGTGAAGCCGTGCGGGGTGAAGGTGCTCATTTGGTTGATTCTCAAGGACGACGCTTTGCTTTCGATTACCATCCAAGTGGAGAACTCGCCCCTAGAGATGTGGTTAGTCGCGCTATCTTCAGTCATTTGGAAAAAAACCGGGAAAGCCACGTTTGGTTGGATTTGCGCCCGATTCCAACCGAAAAAATTCGCCACCGATTTCCGAATATTATTAAAGTTTGTCAACATTGGGGTGTCGATCCGTTTTCTCAACCGATTCCCGTTACGCCAGCCGCCCATTATTGGATGGGGGGAATAGTCACCGATTTGATGAACCGCACTTCGATTCCGGGATTGTATGCGGTGGGTGAAACTGCTAGTACGGGCGTTCACGGTGCCAATCGTTTGGCAAGTAATTCTTTGCTCGAATGCGTGGTGTTCGGCGCTCAAATGGCTTATTTGGATGAGGAATGGGAAGAGAGTAGGGAGATGGAAAGTCAGGAAATCTTTTCTCAGTTACCAGCGATCGATCCGGCTGAAGTTGCCAAGATCGAGTGGTGGCGAGAAGAGTTACCTCGCTTGATGTGGCACGGTGCCGGGATTTGTCGTTACGGGGATGTTTTGGAGAGCGCGATCGATCGAGTGGAAAAATGGCGAGCGGAATTTGCGGCTTTGGAAGTTAGTAAATATTTGTTAAATTTACAGCCCGGTCAAATAGTTGAATTTAATGAACTCGGTAGCGATCGACAATTAAGGCTCTGGAGAGAAACTTATAATTTATTGGATGTAAGTTATTTAATCTTGAAAAGTGCGGCTTTTCGTCAAGAAAGTCGAGGCGGTCATTATCGAATCGATTTCCCTCGATCGGACTCTGATTGGCAAGTCCACACGTTGATTCAAAACCATACTTGGTGGAAATCTCCTCCTTTAGATGCCTAG